A genomic window from Carassius carassius chromosome 29, fCarCar2.1, whole genome shotgun sequence includes:
- the rraga gene encoding ras-related GTP-binding protein A: protein MSSTAMKKKVLLMGKSGSGKTSMRSIIFANYIARDTRRLGATIDVEHSHVRFLGNLVLNLWDCGGQDTFMENYFTSQRDNIFRNVEVLIYVFDVESRELEKDMHYYQSCLEAILQNSPDAKIFCLVHKMDLVQEDQRDLIFKEREDDLKRLSRPLACTCFRTSIWDETLYKAWSSIVYQLIPNVQQLECNLRNFAQIIEADEVLLFERATFLVISHYQCKEQRDAHRFEKISNIIKQFKLSCSKLAASFQSMEVRNSNFAAFIDVFTSNTYVMVIMSDPSIPSAATLINIRNARRHFEKLERVDGPKHSLHMRMR from the exons ATGTCCAGCACAGCCATGAAGAAGAAG GTGCTGTTGATGGGGAAGAGTGGATCAGGAAAGACCAGCATGAGGTCCATCATATTTGCCAACTACATCGCCAGAGACACTCGCCGCCTCGGAGCCACAA TTGACGTGGAGCACTCTCACGTGAGGTTTCTGGGTAATCTGGTGCTGAACCTGTGGGACTGCGGCGG ACAGGACACGTTCATGGAGAACTACTTCACGAGTCAGAGAGACAACATCTTTCGTAATGTGGAGGTGCTGATCTACGTGTTTGATGTGGAGAGCCGCGAGCTGGAGAAGGACATGCATTACTATCAGTCGTGTCTGGAAGCCATCCTGCAGAACTCTCCTGACGCCAAGATCTTCTGTCTGGTGCACAAGATGGACCTGGTGCAGGAGGACCAGAGAGACCTG ATATTTAAGGAGCGAGAGGATGATCTGAAGAGACTGTCTCGGCCGCTGGCCTGCACCTGCTTCAGGACGTCGATATGGGACGAGACGCTGTATAAA gcCTGGTCCAGCATCGTCTATCAGCTCATTCCTAACGTACAGCAGCTCGAGTGTAACCTGCGCAACTTTGCTCAGATCATCGAGGCAGACGAAGTCCTGCTTTTCGAAAGAGCTACTTTCCTG GTGATCTCTCACTATCAGTGTAAGGAGCAGCGAGACGCTCATCGCTTCGAGAAGATCAGTAACATCATCAAGCAGTTCAAGCTCAGCTGCAG TAAGCTGGCCGCCTCTTTCCAGAGCATGGAAGTGCGCAACTCAAACTTCGCCGCCTTCATCGACGTGTTCACGTCCAACACCTACGTCATGGTGATCATGTCAGACCCGTCCATAC CGTCCGCTGCCACGCTCATCAACATCAGGAACGCCAGGAGACACTTCGAGAAGCTGGAGCGTGTGGACGGGCCCAAGCACAGTCTGCACATGCGCATGCGCTAG
- the gjb1b gene encoding connexin 31.7, whose product MNWASFYAVISGVNRHSTGIGRIWLSVIFIFRIMVLVVAAESVWGDEKLGFTCNTQQPGCDSVCYDQFFPISHIRLWALQLILVSTPALLVAMHIAHRRHIEKKILKISGRGNAKDLENIKSLRFKITGALWWTYIISIIFRIVFEVVFLYIFYSIYPDIKMVRLVKCDSYPCPNTVDCFVSRPTEKTVFTVFMLAVSGVCVLLNIAEVMYLISRACMRYFQGAVGEPKAPWLPQKLATYKQNEINQLISEHSFKPRSNAGRKPPADKSERCSAF is encoded by the coding sequence ATGAACTGGGCGTCGTTTTACGCGGTGATCAGCGGTGTGAACAGGCACTCGACAGGCATCGGCCGCATCTGGCTGTCGGTCATCTTCATCTTCAGGATCATGGTGCTGGTGGTGGCGGCTGAGAGCGTGTGGGGCGATGAGAAGTTGGGCTTCACCTGTAACACCCAGCAGCCCGGCTGTGACAGCGTGTGCTACGACCAGTTCTTCCCCATCTCTCACATCCGCCTCTGGGCTCTGCAGCTCATCCTGGTGTCCACGCCGGCCCTGCTGGTGGCCATGCACATCGCTCACCGCCGGCACATCGAGAAGAAGATCCTCAAGATCTCCGGCCGAGGGAACGCCAAGGACCTGGAGAACATCAAGAGCCTGAGGTTCAAGATCACCGGTGCCCTGTGGTGGACTTACATAATCAGCATCATCTTCCGCATTGTATTCGAGGTGGTTTTCTTGTACATTTTTTACTCGATCTATCCAGACATCAAGATGGTGCGTCTTGTGAAGTGTGACTCTTACCCCTGTCCCAATACAGTGGACTGTTTCGTGTCGCGTCCCACAGAGAAGACCGTGTTCACTGTCTTCATGCTGGCCGTGTCTGGAGTCTGTGTCTTGTTGAACATCGCAGAGGTTATGTATTTAATAAGTCGGGCGTGTATGAGATATTTTCAAGGAGCAGTGGGTGAACCCAAAGCACCCTGGCTCCCTCAAAAACTGGCGACTTACAAGCAGAACGAAATAAATCAGCTGATCTCAGAGCATTCGTTCAAGCCGAGATCCAACGCTGGGCGAAAGCCTCCCGCGGATAAGAGCGAACGTTGCTCTGCTTTCTAG